The genomic segment GATGTTGATCGCGATACCGATCGTGCTGGCCGGCGGCGATCTCTCGACGGAACAACTGTTGAGTCGCAACTTCATGGCTTCGAACCTGACCTTCCTGGCGGGCGAAGACACCAGCCCCTTGGTCTTCCAGCTCCTCGCCAGCATCGACTTCTTCGCCATCTGGTCGGTGATCATCACGGCCCTCGGCTTTCAGATCGTCGGCCGGGTGTCGAAGGGCGTCGCCTGGGGCGCGGTCCTGCTGATGACCCTGCTCGGCGTCGCCATTCGCTTGGGCTCGACGCTGGCCGCGGGAGGGGGATAGATGAAGAAGGCCTTGATTGCGATCGGAGTGGTCCTGGCGATCGCTCTGATCGTCTTCGCCAGCCTGCGATCCAAGGAAGAACCCGGCGAGGAGGTGCGCACCGTCGCCGTGGAGCGCCAGGACATCTCGTTGATCGTCAAAGCGAGCGGCGAGATCGACCCGCGGGTCAAGGTCAAGATCTCGTCGCCGCTGGTCGGACGCATCGAGCGCCTGTACGTCGAAGAAGGCGACTGGATCGAGGCCGGACAGCCCTTCCTCGAGCTCGAGCGCGAGGCTTTCCTGGCGGCTCGGGACCAGTGGCGGGCGCAGCTACGTAGCTCGCGCACGGCGGTGCGCCGCTCCGAGATCGAGCTCGCCGATGCCGAGCTCAAGCAGCGCCGCTTCGAGCGCCTGGCGGGGGATGGCATTGTCACCGCCGAGCAGCGCGAAGCCTCCGATCTCCAAGCTTCGTCGGCGGCCCTCGGCCTCGAGCAGGCGCGCGACGCCGTCAGCCAGGCGCGGGCCAATCTCACCAAGGCCGAGGACGACCTTTCCAAAGCCTCGATCTCGGCGCCCTTGAGCGGCCGGGTGATCCAGCTCAACGCCGAGGAAGGGGAGGTGGTGGTGTCCGGCACCATGAACAACCCGGCCTCGGTGATCGGCACCATCGCCGATCTGTCGGAGATTCTCG from the Acidobacteriota bacterium genome contains:
- a CDS encoding efflux RND transporter periplasmic adaptor subunit, with the translated sequence MKKALIAIGVVLAIALIVFASLRSKEEPGEEVRTVAVERQDISLIVKASGEIDPRVKVKISSPLVGRIERLYVEEGDWIEAGQPFLELEREAFLAARDQWRAQLRSSRTAVRRSEIELADAELKQRRFERLAGDGIVTAEQREASDLQASSAALGLEQARDAVSQARANLTKAEDDLSKASISAPLSGRVIQLNAEEGEVVVSGTMNNPASVIGTIADLSEILAVVEVDETEIVDVTLGQSAEVIVDAIPDHRYEGRVVEIGSSGFTPNHQQDVIYFKVKVLLENADERLRPGMSARAEIVASVHDQTLAVPIEAVVERPDPEDEKERIKVAYVFSEDGAEERPVTTGIANTTHVEVTAGLDNGDEVIVGPYRTLRDLEAGDAIRRLEEDEDDEDGDEEPAEAAG